One genomic segment of Hippoglossus hippoglossus isolate fHipHip1 chromosome 22, fHipHip1.pri, whole genome shotgun sequence includes these proteins:
- the bmp4 gene encoding bone morphogenetic protein 4 produces the protein MIPGNRMLMVILICQVLLGESNHASLIPEEGKKKVPGLQGRSAAQSHELLRDFEATLLHMFGLKRRPRPSRSTTVPRYLLDLYRLQSGEAEEAGGHDIAFEYPERSASRANTVRGFHHEEHMEKVHDLDVGETTPFRFLFNLSSIPEDELLSSAELRLYRHQIDEVVANALSDEQGLHRINVYEVLKPPRPGQLITQLLDTRLVRQNASQWESFDVSPAVLRWTRERLPNYGLAVEVQHLNQTPRQQGRHVRISRSLHQEPGEDWEQLRPLLVTFGHDGKGHPLTRRTKRSPKQRGRKRNRNCRRHALYVDFSDVGWNDWIVAPPGYQAYYCHGECPFPLADHLNSTNHAIVQTLVNSVNNNIPKACCVPTELSAISMLYLDEHDKVVLKNYQEMVVEGCGCR, from the exons ATGATTCCTGGTAATCGAATGCTGATGGTCATTTTAATATGCCAAGTCCTGCTGGGAGAGAGCAACCATGCTAGTCTGATACCTGAAGAAGGGAAAAAGAAAGTACCGGGCCTGCAGGGTCGTTCGGCCGCTCAGAGCCATGAACTGCTGCGGGACTTCGAGGCCACGCTGCTGCACATGTTCGGCCTCAAGAGGCGGCCGCGGCCCAGCCGCTCCACCACGGTGCCCCGCTACCTGCTGGACCTCTACCGCCTGCAGTCGGGGGAGGCCGAGGAGGCTGGGGGGCATGACATCGCTTTTGAGTACCCAGAGAGGTCAGCCAGCCGGGCCAACACTGTGAGGGGCTTCCACCATGAAG AGCACATGGAAAAGGTGCACGATCTGGACGTTGGCGAGACCACGCCCTTTCGCTTCCTGTTCAACCTCAGCAGCATCCCGGAGGACGAGCTGCTCTCTTCAGCCGAACTTAGGCTCTACCGTCATCAGATTGACGAGGTCGTCGCTAACGCCCTCTCAGACGAGCAGGGGCTTCACCGGATAAACGTGTATGAGGTGCTGAAGCCCCCGCGGCCCGGGCAGCTCATCACGCAGCTCTTGGATACGCGGCTCGTGCGGCAAAATGCGTCACAATGGGAGAGCTTCGACGTCAGCCCTGCCGTGCTGCGCTGGACTCGTGAGCGCCTCCCAAATTACGGGCTGGCTGTGGAGGTGCAGCACCTCAACCAAACGCCGCGTCAACAGGGCCGACACGTCCGCATCAGCCGCTCGCTACACCAGGAGCCTGGTGAGGACTGGGAGCAGCTGCGCCCCCTCCTGGTTACCTTTGGCCACGACGGGAAGGGTCACCCACTGACCCGCCGGACCAAGCGCAGCCCCAAGCAACGGGGCCGCAAACGCAACCGCAACTGCCGGCGCCACGCACTCTACGTGGACTTTAGCGACGTAGGCTGGAATGACTGGATAGTGGCGCCCCCTGGTTACCAGGCTTATTACTGCCACGGGGAATGCCCCTTTCCTCTGGCAGATCATCTGAACTCAACCAACCATGCCATTGTTCAGACACTGGTGAACTCTGTGAACAACAACATTCCCAAGGCCTGCTGCGTGCCAACAGAGCTCAGCGCCATCTCCATGCTCTACCTAGACGAACACGACAAGGTGGTCCTAAAAAACTATCAGGAAATGGTAGTGGAGGGCTGCGGCTGCCGCTAA